One genomic region from Ammospiza caudacuta isolate bAmmCau1 chromosome 1, bAmmCau1.pri, whole genome shotgun sequence encodes:
- the STMN2 gene encoding stathmin-2, with translation MAKTAMAYKEKMKELSMLSLICSCFYPEPRNMNIYKYDDMEVKQINKRASGQAFELILKPPSPVSEAPRTLASPKKKELSLEEIQKKLEAAEERRKSQEAQVLKHLAEKREHEREVLQKALEENNNFSKMAEEKLILKMEQIKENREANIAALIERLQEKERHAAEVRRNKELQVELSG, from the exons CTTACAAGGAAAAGATGAAGGAGCTGTCCATGCTCTCGCTGATCTGCTCCTGTTTTTACCCGGAACCTCGCAACATGAACATCTACAAATATGATG ACATGGAAGTGAAACAAATCAACAAACGTGCCTCAGGCCAGGCCTTTGAACTGATCCTAAAGCCGCCGTCTCCAGTCTCAGAAGCACCACGAACTTTAGCTTCTCCAAAGAAGAAAGAACTCTCTCTTGAGGAGATCCAGAAAaagctggaggctgcagaggagaggagaaag TCCCAGGAGGCCCAGGTCCTGAAACATCTGGCAGAGAAGAGAGAACATGAGCGAGAAGTGCTTCAAAAAGCTTTGGAGGAGAACAATAACTTCAGCAAAATGGCAGAGGAAAAGCTGATACTGAAAATGGAACAGATCAAAGAAAACCGTGAAGCTAATATAGCTGCTCTTATTGAACGCCTCCAAGAGAAG GAGAGGCATGCTGCAGAGGTCCGTAGAAACAAGGAGCTCCAGGTGGAACTGTCTGGCTGA